The Antechinus flavipes isolate AdamAnt ecotype Samford, QLD, Australia chromosome 4, AdamAnt_v2, whole genome shotgun sequence genomic interval AAGGGTCGGGGGTTGAGGTGCCAAAGGCCCCCACCCCTGAAGGTGGGGAGGGGGCAGACTCATTTGTGATTTTTGCTCTTCTCTTGGCCATGCCCTGCAATATGTCTGTCCCTCTCTTGCTCTCCTGTCATCAGGAAATGTGGGTTTTGGGGAGATGAGTTTTTAGGGGGGCCAAAAGGCCCCAATTGTGCTCGATGCCACCTTGAGGGTGTATGCTCATGTGGGACAAGGGAAATAGTGGATGGTGGGGTAGGACATTCTGTCCCACCCTgccaaagggaaaaagaattttgttgtttGGGTTTCTTATTTTGTTGGGGTTTATTTGATTTCTACCCGCTCTCGTGTTTATCCCGACCAAGTCTTCCGGAGTTTCCCTGGCACCCGCGCAGACCTTATCACTGGCTGTCTCTATCACTGTCTTTCCAGGGAGGATTCAGCCCTGGGGGGGTGTCACATGACTCCATCTCAGCGCTGGGAGGACAAGGGAGAGGGTAGACTGGAGAAGGTCGAGGAGAGGGAGTAGGAGAAGGCTGCGggcaggggatggagggagagaaggtagAAGGGTATTTACGTCTTGCATGAACTTGCGGCAGACAGGGCGGATCTCTTTGCTCAGGGTGGCACTGAACATCATGACCTGCTTCTCATGGGGGGTCATGCGGAAAATTTCCTGGACATCCCGACGCATGTCTATAAAAGAGGAGTGATGAGGAAGCTAAGCATAGAGCAACACAAAAATGAGTACTTTACAATAACCGAAGAAAACAAGAGTTCACTATATGCCTCCGTGTCTTCTACTCACACTTATTGTAAATCTAAACTAAATCAGTATACTACTTTGGGTTTTAATATGCTGACAATACCTACCTCATTAATTCTGCCAAGATATCTTCAACTTTTTCCAAATATTGCTCAAAATTCCCCTTCCAAAATTTTCTTACTAATTAAACAGACTCAGTCTTCTCGCTGAAGATTTCAGTATGTTTCCTAGTTACAGTAACTAAAATTTAGCCTATCTACTAGTTCAGTTCTTATTTCAATGTCCTGGTTATGCTCTCTCTTCCTACCCTAAAAGCTGagctccccctttctcttcctctccccacccccagtaGTTCTCAAAATTGCCAGGAATAGACTCTGCAAACATAAAGCTGAATAATTGTTAAAGTATTCTCAGGTTAAGGAAGTTCTTCTATAGTGTGAAGGCACTAtacaacaataaacaaaaagtaaaacGTTATTATTCCCATCACTAAAGCTACCCAAAGTGCCATGCTGACTTGCTTGAACTCCCCTGATACCCTTTCATCATGAACCAATGAATGCATTCACAGATATTCAAAGAATCCCAGCTTCTGAAACCCAGAACCATTAGTCATGGGTGATAGATTGAGTCGTCCTGGCACTTAGATGCTCCATTTTAACATGGATACATCATGTGGCTCCAAGGGTCAAATACACTGACCTTCAATTTCCATGAGCTATATATAACCCTAGTTctggaattcctctatttttcaGGTCTTCCACTCACCGAGTTGTTCGAGCATTTTGTCACACTCATCCaagataaaatgtttaatatgCTTGAGATTGAGGCTCTTATTTCGGGCCAGGGCTAAGATACGGCCTGGAGTCCCCACGACAATGTGTGGACAGTTCTTCTTCAGCACCTCTTCAtccttttttattgacagaccacCAAAAAACACCGCCACCTGCCATCCAGAATTGAGAAGGTCACCTTACAGACTAATTATCTTCCTATTTCCTAAACAGCCACCATTTCCCAGTCTTGATTTCTTCCCTGTTTGGCTAAAACCTTCTCTTAgtgtcatataaaaatttcagaAATCTAATGCTCTCATTCTATACATAAGGAAAAGTAAATTCAAAGGTTGACTCCCTCCCTATTTCAGTTAGGCAGTGGCAGAATCAGGGCtagaactcaaatcttctgactTTAGCTAGTGTTCCTTCCATACCCTTTTGCTCATAATTCTGAAGTCTTGCTTTGCTCTGGGATTAGGATGAATGTATTGAGGGAACTGAGAACATTGAAAGGCAGAGATTTTGGTTTGTTGCAAAGTTAAATTGGACACAATTTACCCCAACCAAGACAGCCCAGTTCTGACTGGGAAGAAGTAAAATCAAGCAAACTCATCTGTACCTAAGCAGACAGCATGCTTTCTACTCCAATACAGTTAAGTGAGAAAAGTATAATGGGAACCTCTTAGGCCATCCATCCATCCAGTGGTCCAGATAGCCAGGCCTCAATTTTCTGCTATCCTAAAGAATGAAGACATCATATACCTTCCGAATCCACATATACCATTAGGGATAGAGAGCTTAAAACCTTCCCACACCACACACCCTAAGCTTTTATCCATACTATCACTTTCTAGAGTATCCCAAATAGttatcaggaagaaaaaagacctaaatataaaaatgaggcACAAAGAGCAAGAAAAGTAACTTAAAGGCAAAGAAACTGAGAAGCAAAGGGTCAGGATAATAGAATCAACTACATACCCCAGTTTACACACCACTTAACAAAGGAGACTGGGGAAGAATTagcaaaaataaagtatttaagaGCCTCTGGCCACTGAAAATTCACCAATAATGAGATAAAGGGTTTTGAGGGAGATTAATGAAATCTACTGAAAATTTCACCCACATTCAACTTTCCAAGAACCTGCCTACTGCATAAAACAAAACACACTTGAAGACAATATTTATTCTGGAAATGGCTAAATTCATTTTAGAATTAGATGGCCTGATTTTCTACTACATTCCCAAAAAACTTCTTAATTACTGCTCTCTTCCTCCACCCTTATTTTCTACTCTTAATCTAGTCTTCTCCCCATCAATTACCTTGACATTAGGCATGTATTTGGAGAAACGCTCATATTCTTTGCTGATCTGAAAAGCCAGCTCCCGGGTGTGACACATCACCAGCACAGAAACCTTAGACAGATATAGACAGGTGTTCAGCAAATTGccctttatttaagaaaaaaccaACCATAACAAGAAACTACAACCAACAATTCCAATCCTGGGACCTAATAGTTTAAGTACCTCTCATGCATTTAAAACCAAAAGTGCCTTGTGAAATACAGGCACTCAAGaataatttgtaaagcactttcatGTATTTTTGGCCTTCACAACTAGAAAATGAATTCCTTGAAGGAAACTTTTCCATTATTTCCCCAGTCTTGCCTCATACAACTCTTAAATACtagggagaatttttttaaagtcttaaatTAACTCCAAAACCTTTAAATTGAGTATGGTCTTGAAAATAGGTCTATACATTTTAATGTTAGGTTTTGAAGTCAGAAGGTCCTCACCTCCCACTCCCAACCTCTTTCACCCTGCCCAGGACCTATCTGCCATCAGTCAAGGGTGATAGATAGAGGTCATCTCAGCACTGAGTGCTCATGTCTCTGAAAACACATCATGTGGCTTAGATAGGAATACTTTTTTCACTTCAAAATTCATTCCTCATTTTCTCCCACATAGTCTATACCTGACCAGTGACTGGTTCCAGCTGCTGCAGCGTAGCCAATACAAACACAGCTGTCTTTCCCATGCCTGACTTGGCCTGGCACAAGACATCCATTCCCAAGATGGCCTGAGGTATACACTCATGCTGgactgaggaaagaaaaagaaaaaacgaTAGATTAAAAGTAGATTTCCCCTCCCAGACTCACAAATCTAAAACTCCTAAAATCTTTTTCAGACTATAGGAACCAGCGTCAATATTTGATAGAAGCAGCTaaatgattcagtggatagaccagagttcaaatccagtctcaaacatttattagttgtgtgaccctggataagtcacttaacgtgtctacctcagtttctacatctataaaatgggttaataatagcactaaCCTCCCAGAattgtaaggaccaaatgagacaTTTTTATAAAGCATCTAATAGTATcaggcacacagtaagcacttaatgtttattcCTCACCCTTTTTACACTCCAAGATAATTTCTTGGAGtgtaaaaaatggagaaaggaagaaaaaaatgtgattttgaaTAAAAAATCTGGTTGCTGTAATTTTAGGCAATAATAACCCTAAAAAATGGGATTATGGATTCagtcttcaggaaaaaaaatctttctattactcttttacctttttattccaTCCTAATTCTCTAAGTGTTGACTCTCAGAAAAATGCTTACCTCTTCCAAATTCCATCATAATCTGCTCACCCCATTTTTACCAGTCTACCCACACCTTACCTCAATCATCTCCTGTTAATTCAACCAACATTACCTCTCGCTCTATCCATCTTTCTAGTTCAATAGACATCTTGGCACTGCTTTATCCTTCTCTGACCTCACTCTAGAAACCTTTAACCTACTGCTGCCATCAATTCCCCAGTTTTTATCATCCTCCAAAGTTTATTTTCTATTACCTCAAAGCCCCTTGTCCCTGAATTTCCCTTCTCTTTGGTTCCTAAACTCATGgtgcaaaaaagaaagatgtttacCTTCAGATGGATGCTCAAAGCCACAATCTACAATGGCTCGGAGCAGCTCTGGCTTAAGTAGAAAGTCACGGAAGCCAGAACTGTGGATGGAGACATAGGAGCCTTTCACATCTTTCTTTGCAGGGGCCTCAGCTCCATCTCCCCCAGCTGCTGTCTCCACTTCATCATCTTCATAATCCAGGAGTTCATTGTCCACATCATTTTCTGCCATAGTTGGGTCAGGGACAAGAGATctagatagactctgggaaaactCGGTCCAGGGAAGCTTAAGTGGTAGAGGTTCAGGAAGCAGCAAGGGAAGATGGAGACACTGGATTCAGAAGTGAGAGCTAAGGAAGATAGGATTGGGAAAAACAAGctggtgataaaaagaaaaaaaattcccaccaACCTCCAGTTTTTTCCATATaccttcctctttttaaaaattttgagctaTTTCTTCTGgatagagaaaaacagacaagCTAGAATACAAAAATGAGGTTTGAGGACAGAGAGAAGTGGAtttattattttggggggaggggcaaaaTTTGAGTTGTAACAGATGTAGGAACCAGAGtaatagaaaaagataagaaaatgatgATAGTATGAAGCAACTACAAAGCAAAAGTTCAGTGgaaaatttagaaatacaaagagttaaggggaaaaaattttttttatttacaaagaagGGAGGGTCTGGAGCTGGAGCAAAGACTGCAGCAGCGTTAATATCTAACGACTTATAGAAGAAATAACTTCTTCCCACCCCCAAACCTGCAGCAACCAAAGGTATGATATTCATAGCTCGCAGAGTTCTAGTCTCATGACGAACACATTACGTTGCTGGTTGTTACTCAAGCCCCAGTCTGTCCAAGTCCCTCTTGAACAGGGACCTACCAGAGGTGGAGAACCTTAAAGTCAAAAGGCAAACGTTCTTCATCAATGGGAAGTAGGATGGGGAGACAAAAGAGTTCTTCACTAAGAGTATCACATTTCCCTTCCAACATTTTAATGGCTTGAATCAAATGGGGAGGATCAAGGGGAAGAAAACTGTTGGTAATTTACAGACATGGGACCCAGAAACCTGTCCCTCTtataaaaagaatcaggagaaaagaCTCCATGGGCAGTGTTGCTTTAGATAAGACTGCATTGTCCGTATATTATACTCCCCACAAACATACTGGCTAAAGAGGAGACTGTGTCCCTCCCGACCTTCTCCAGCTGGAGTAGGGCCGCTGGCGGGGAAGAGGAGGATGGAGACAAAGCGCGTGAGATTACCAGAGGGGACTCGGCGGCTGGCACACAATGGCGCCACGGCCGCCATCTTGGGTCCTCCCCTTTCGCTCCCGGCCATCCCCTCCCCCCTGGGGGGGGGTTCTTCCCTCGCGGGCGGGGCGGGAAAAGAGGCGGAAATAACGGCCCCGCAGGGGCCAGGAGGCTAAAGCATCGCTCTTGGCAGGGATATTGGGGGTCTCTTGCTATCGAATGGGCTTagagaaggatggatggatgtggATAAAGGCCGTGGCCGCCGCTTACCTGAGCGGGGAAGAAATGCGTCTGGTGGCGGCAGCGGCGGCGACCGACGAAAGCGGCCTCCACTTCCGGTCCCCGcgttccctctcccctttccaccCCACTCTTTCCAGGATACCAGTGCGCAGACGCGAGGAACAGGAAGCAAGGCTCGAGGACCTCCTACGAATCAACCGTCCCGCGCATTAAAGAGATGCCCTCTGGATCGCCTGATTAGATGTAAACTATgaatttcttttcagttcttcCGTCACCTCTCTAATCAAAGTTGTGAGGGGaaattcactttctcttttttgtaaacCCTCCCCATACCACTACCCCGGACTCTCTTCTACTATTTTGCTTTTCAGTCAGGCTTGCTTAAAGCACTGCTTTTCACTTGGAACGCAATGAATGGGTCGCGGAAGTGGCGGAACGTTCTCCCGGCGTCCTACGACTGCCGCAGTTGCCAAGGTGACCTAGACGTAGGCTAGGCTTTACCGGGCCTCTGTGATGGGTATGACTGCTGAGGACGTGggatggaaggaaagggaagtaGATTTAGGAGTTCTGAAAGGGGAAGTAACTGAGCGCCCTCGTCTTATTTTTATCCTATGACCCTGCAGGAAGAAGGTTAATGGGCATGCCGCCATTCAGACAAGGAACCTTAGCGACCTCCTGGTGCAATCCtgccagtcaacaagcatttatcaagtgtctactgatgatgcaagaaaaaacaaaaagcaaaaaacccaaaaaaaaaccctacagtCCAGGCCTCCAAGAACTAATACTCTAATGGAGATGTGTACATACAAGATAGAGAACAAAGGGAATGTAGTCTCAGAGAAAAGCACtggggattgggggggggggggtgagagggGACCTGTGGGAAGGAGGCATCTTGTATTGAGATTTGAGCAAAGTCTTCCCTGTAGCtggggtggaggggaagaggaagatgtCTGCACAGCTGACCAGAgaatccctcccccccctcccccgcacTGTCTTCCAGGCAGATGGGCCCACTTACGGATTTTGGAACAATGCTAACGTGTCATAACAAATTTATAAAGGATATATGACCACTGACTTGCCACTGTCACAGGACATAGCTGGGTAAAGTTACTGGGTGCCCCAGGAAGGCAGCAGTTTTAAGGACCCAAAGATAGGGATGAAAAGCCTAAATTCAGGCACAAGGCTTCATTTTCCATTCCTCTTGCTGTTGCTTCCATTTTTGGGATCTACATTCACAAAAACTTGCCCCTTCTGCCTAGAGCCAGGGTGAAATTCAAATGCTTTCTTGGGATGAGGGATATCTCATACCTTTATCACTTGTTggaatatcatataaatataaactgtAGTGTGAAATAATGGAGGGGAAAAACAATGGATTTAGAGTGGAAGATTTGGGTACAAATTCCAGGTTTGCCTCTTATTTAAAATTGTGCTGCTTTCAAAAACTAGTTTTCCCCTTCTAGGAATTAGAACACGTAAGACAATGTGGAAAGTAAGGGAATTGGTTTGTCCTAAACTTAAATATTTCAagtttcaaaaaatgttttatccTAAGTTTAATAAGTAATGAAAGTGAAagggaatgaaaaatgaaatattatgagagattcttccaaaaaaaagaattcttacaagttttcataatttattttattgacattcacatttgtttcattttacaattgaatagAACAATAGGAAATTAAAGtgtgggaaaaggaaaatagagaaggaTAGAGGACACTCACATAAGAACACCACTTggaataaagaaagtaaaacaagTCTCTTCAAGAAATtgtgagaaacagaaaaaaaaaggagaagtaaCAGGAATGATGTaaagattataaaaaggaaagagcagaagaaaaagaaactcttAAGAGTcacaagattaataaaattttagaggtCAGCTAGTTTCATCACTGGTCAAAGGAACGCCATGCAGGGAAATCCATACACTTTGAAGGATGGTCCTTTAAATCAGAAGGCTACTAGGATTACTTAATTGATATCAACTGGGGAGAGATTTTGATCTACCTGGGAGAAATCTTAATAATAATGATGCATAGCctttaatactttaaggtttgcaaaacattttacaaaagtcatctcatttaatcttcactaGAACATTGTAATTACATGcaattgtctccattttacatatgaaaaaattaagtaacttgttcagacaCACAACTATTACCATGACTAGAGAGCAGTTATCAAAGTCAAGATTTTAAGGTAGATTTAGATTCTATGTGAAAGAAACATCATTCTCTGAGAATTTAAAAGGTCCTGGTAGGAGTTATGGAGCTAAAGATTTAGGATTCTACATGGGAGAATTACAGGGTAACTTCTTGCATTTCTGGAGGACTGATGGGAGAAAAGGGATATGGCTGGAGGACAAGGTATAAAGTTTTGGGAAGAGAGGAGATGATTAGTACAGAGTCCCTAGGCAGCAATCCGATAGTTGGGATGTATCTGGGGTCTGATGTCACAGACCATGCCAAGAAGTTGAGCCAGGACACACTCACGACTGTTCTGCTGAGAACTCTGCATGCTCTGTATCTGGCGCCGAGTTGCCTGCTCCACCTCAGCTGACAAGTTCCCCTGGGAACCCATGGCCTGTTTTGGAGAGGAGGGGGTAAGGTGGGTGAAGGcattgggaaaagagaaataggaaacaaaaaGTCCCAAGAGTGTGAGGTTGCCAcaagagaaagcaagagaaaaaaaaagacccaaataTGAATATTACTCCTTCCCCTGAATATTTTATGTACAGACTATGCAAATTATACAAAAGCCATCGAGGCCACAGAGAGATATATGTACATTAAGACCCAAATTCCAAAAACTGAATTCCCCATCCACTTTAACATTATCACCTGACCcaggaagattttatattttccacCCTAGCCCACTGCTATTTTCCACAATGGATATAAAAAAGCACAAACACTACCTCATAAATTCTGTGCTTTCCTGAGAGACTTCCCtccacaaaaatatttgaaaatgctaATGTACCTCATAAAGGTCCCCATTCCATTAGAGAAATTACCCTGATAACGTTTTCCAATATGCAATACATGCCAAATCTTACCGCTTGTTGCTTGCTCTGGAACTCCTGCTCCTGTTCCCTACGGTATTGCTCTACCTCCATCTGAGCTTCTTCCTTGGCCTGTTTCAGACGCCGAGCCTTCCCTGgagtgaaagaagggaagaacCACCTTTAGAAAGATAGTTTAAAGGGCACTTTCAACCAAAAGAGTCCTTCATGATCACCATGGTagttcaattctttatatatctctAAAGAAATGCTTATATGTCTTTAAAGAAACGCTGGCATCTTAGGCTACCTCACATCCTACTtctctgtccccctcccccccattcctCTTGTAATTAAATTGGCCAATCCATCTAAAACCCTATTAGTTCCCCATCAAGGCTCTCACTCTTTCGAGCATCTGCCACCTTCTCAGCTGCTCTTTTCTCAGCCTGCAGCAGTTGCTGGATGCCCTGAGATTGACTGGCCATCTCTATTTGTAAGTGGTGATGCTACCAAAGGTACCAGTTTACTGCCACTACCTCCACCCCCACACCCCACCACATGCAGCTATCCTTCTTCACTCCGTTGGGTCTTAGTGTCCCCCTGCTCTCGAAGTTTCCTCTTATTCCCAATTCTGGCTAATTATTCCACCTCATTCCCTTGCTCTTGCAGTAGTACCATCTGAGGGCAACAGAGACCAGATTATTGCCTGTTGGGGTGGAGGAGGGGTAGGGAGAGAAAGAAGTTTTCTAGCCTCTATTTTTTGACAGCATGAGTTCTACCTCATTCTCGGTTTTGGTGAATAGGGTTTCTGTGAAAGGTAAAAGAGATCATAATGGAAATTGAGGGCTATGAACATGAAGGACAATAAAGTCTGTGAGGAAGAGATCATCACAGAGTGGGAATACAGATGATGAACCATTCTGGTTTTTCTCTAAATCTCAGCAATTCCATTccacaataactagcatttgtttAATGCTCTTAaggcttgcaaaatgctttacaatttggTCTCATTTTATCCATAAAACAACCCCAGAACGTAcctgctattgttatccccattgtacaagtgaggaaacagaaattaaatgacttgccccgggtcacacagctagtatgtgtgaACAGAGCACATTTGAACCTGGAAATACCTAACCTAAGATATtaatgtaaccttgggcaagttacttaagggaaaaaatatgtcCTCACTTCAATAACATGCCTCATGTTACTAATGTCAccttttttgatcctcacaaccctgggaggtacaTGAtgtaatcttcattttataaatgaggaatctgaggcagacataatgacttgcccaggctcacaattatatatgttcttttattattattattattatagctttttatatacaaaacatatgcatgggtaatttttcaacattgatccttgcaaaaacttctatttcaacttttcccctccttccctccatcctctcccctaaatggcaggtaatcccatacatgttaaatatgttaaagtatatgttaaatataatctatgtatacatatttatacaattatcttgttgcacaagaaagatcagatttagaaagaagttaaaaataac includes:
- the DDX39B gene encoding spliceosome RNA helicase DDX39B, with the translated sequence MAENDVDNELLDYEDDEVETAAGGDGAEAPAKKDVKGSYVSIHSSGFRDFLLKPELLRAIVDCGFEHPSEVQHECIPQAILGMDVLCQAKSGMGKTAVFVLATLQQLEPVTGQVSVLVMCHTRELAFQISKEYERFSKYMPNVKVAVFFGGLSIKKDEEVLKKNCPHIVVGTPGRILALARNKSLNLKHIKHFILDECDKMLEQLDMRRDVQEIFRMTPHEKQVMMFSATLSKEIRPVCRKFMQDPMEIFVDDETKLTLHGLQQYYVKLKDNEKNRKLFDLLDVLEFNQVVIFVKSVQRCIALAQLLVEQNFPAIAIHRGMPQEERLSRYQQFKDFQRRILVATNLFGRGMDIERVNIAFNYDMPEDSDTYLHRVARAGRFGTKGLAITFVSDENDAKILNDVQDRFEVNISELPDEIDISSYIEQTR
- the ATP6V1G2 gene encoding V-type proton ATPase subunit G 2 → MASQSQGIQQLLQAEKRAAEKVADARKRKARRLKQAKEEAQMEVEQYRREQEQEFQSKQQAAMGSQGNLSAEVEQATRRQIQSMQSSQQNSRECVLAQLLGMVCDIRPQIHPNYRIAA